The Haloprofundus salinisoli region ATGTTGTCGAGGATGTTCTGCTCGGTCTTCGCGCCGAACCCCTTGATCTCCTGTATCTCGCCGGCTTCCGCCGCCGCCTCCAGTTCGTCGAGCGTCGTGATTCCGAGCGCCTCGTAGAGGTCGCCGACCGTCTTCGGCCCGACGCCCTCGACGCTCGTCAGCGCGACCATTTCGACCGGCAGTTCCTCGCGAAGTTCTTCGAGTTCCTCGATTTTGCCGGTCTCGACGTACTCGACGATTTTGCCGGCGATGGCGTCGCCCACTCCATCGATCTCCTCGACGGCGTCTCGGCCCTCTCTGGCGAGGTCGGCGACCGACCGGGGGTGGCTCCGAACGTTCTCGGCGGCGCGGCGGTAGCTCTGGGGCTTGTACTCGACTCCTTGCGCTTCGAGGAACTCCGCGAACTCCTCGAAGCGGTCGGCGAGTTCGGCGTTGGTCGTCACGCGGACCACCTCGCGGAAACGAGAGCGGCGGTGCGTCGCACGCTCATCGGCCCATCCGCCCCGCGGAGTCGTCGCGGCCGAGCGCCTGCCGGAGGAAGCTCATCCACCGCTTCTTGTCGGCGGCTTCCTGGAGCTCCGCCTCCTGATTAAGGTCCGTCGACCGAAGCGAACCGAGGGCGTTGAGCGCCCGGTCGATGCCGATGATGCTCTCGACGAGTCGCTGGCCCTCCTCGTAGCTCACCTCGTTGTTCTCGATTTTCTGGAACCGCTGGAGCCGCTCGCGGCGGAGATTCTTCTTCGCCTGGTCGACGCGCTCTCTCTCGCCCGACGGGATAGTGTCGCGCCGTTTTATCTCGAAGACGAACTGGCGGAGGTCGATCTCCTCGCCCTGCACGTCGATGCGGTCGGGGATGTCGACTCCGACCGTCGCGCCCTCGCGGTTGACCCGCTCCAGCAACCGCTTTCGCTCGAACTCCTTCATACCACTCGTTGCGTCGCTCGGCACTTCGCTCCTTCGCCCTCGGGACGGTGGGTAGCGGGGCGAACGCGGGAGTAGCGCGACGGCGACACCGACTCACCGACACGCCCACGGCGTCGATTTCGGACGTTGCAACTAAGGGAAGACTCTTTACGCTCTTCGACAGTATCCCGGGGTATGGGTTTGTTCGACCGACTGCGCGGTAACGACAATCCGCGTGTCGCTTTCATCGGTATCGACGGCGTCCCTTTCAGTCTTCTCGACGAACACCGCAACGAGTTCCCCAACTTCGCGCGTCTGGCCGACGAGGGCACCGCCGGAGCCATCGACAGCATCGTGCCCCCGGAGTCGAGCGCCTGCTGGCCCGCGCTGACGACGGGCGTCAACCCCGGTGAGACCGGTGTGTACGGCTTCCAAGACCGCGAAATCGGCTCCTACGACACCTACGTCCCGATGGGCCGCGACGTGCAGGCGTCCCGTCTGTGGGACCGCGTGAGCGAGGCGGGGATGAACGCGACGGTGATGAACGTCCCCGTCACGTTCCCCCCGCAGCGAAACGTCCAGCGGATGGTCTCTGGATTCCTCTCGCCGAGCGTCGACAAGGCGTCGCAACCGGACGAACTCCGCGACACGCTCGAATCGATGGGCTACCGCATCGACGTGAACGCGAAACTCGGCCACCAGGAGGACAAAACCGAGTTCATCGAGGACGCCCACGACACCATCGAGAAGCGGTTCGAGGCGTTCTCGCACTACATCGAGCAGGACGACTGGGACCTCTTCTTCGGCGTGTTCATGACGACCGACCGCCTCAACCACTTCCTGTTCAAAGACTACGAGCGCGACGGCCCGAACAAGCAGGCGTTCCTCGACTTCTACAAGAAGGTCGACGACTACATCGGCCAGATCCGGGAGATGCTCCCCGACGACGTCACGCTCGTCGTCGCCTCCGACCACGGGTTCACCTCGCTGGACCACGAGGTCCACTTCAACACGTGGCTCGAACAGGAGGGCTGGCTGAGCTACGAGGACGACGACCACTCCGAACTCGGCGACATCGCCGACGAGACGACGGCGTACTCGCTCATCCCCGGACGGTTCTACCTCAACCTCGAAGGCCGCGAACCCCGCGGTAGCGTCCCCGAGGAGGAGTACGAGGAGAAGCGCGCCGAACTCAAAGAGGCGCTCGAAAACCTCGAAGGCCCCGACGGTCGGAAGGTCTGCGAGCGCGTCGTCGAGCGCGAGGAGGCGTTCCGCGGTGACCACGAGGACATCGCGCCGGATCTCGTCGCCATCCCCGCCCACGGATTCGACCTCAAGGCCGGGTTCAAGGGTCACGACGAGGTGTTCGGCGTCGGCCCGCGAAACGGGATGCACAGCTTCGACAACGCGACGCTGTTCATCGACGACCCCGAGGCGAACATCGGCGAAGCGGACCTCTTCGACATCGCGCCGACCATCCTCGAACTGATGGAAATCGAGTACGAACGCGCGGAACTCGACGGCGCGAGTCTGGTTTAACGCGTGATTCCCTCCGTCCCGCTTTTCGGCACACCGCCGGACGGGGCGGTTCTACCGGTTCTCGTTTTGATGTTGCTGCTAGCGGTGTGATACCCGTCAGTGGGGCGTGGTAGGTGTATCGGGATGCACAGACACGGACGGAGACGAGTCCGATTCCGTGGAGCCTCGCTACGTTGCTCTCGGGTGGGCTTGCCGCGATACTGTACACTCAGATGCGTGGCGAGAAATCGGCTGCTCGTTCGGAGGGCGAAAGCGACAGAAACGGCTTGTAACGCCGTTACAACAGCGAGTCTATCTCGTCGTTGCTCCACATGTCGACCGGGTCGGGTTTCTCCTCTTCGGTCTCGTTCTGCGCTTGCTTCGCGCGCTCCATGAACTGTTGGAGGCGCTCGGAGCGTTCGACGCCGCCGAGCAGGATGAGCGCCGCGAGGCGGCCGCTTTCGAGCGGGAAGTCGCCGCCGCGGACCTGCAGGCTGCCGGTCTCCTCCTCGACCCATTTCCGCGCGCGCTCGACGCCTTTCCGCGAGATGGTCTCGGCCTGTCCCGCAACGACGACGAGCGCCGAGTCCGCATCGGTGGCTTCGGGGAGGCTCGTCCCGGTGAGAAGCGCCCGCCGGACGGTGCTCATGATGGTGTTGATGTTCTCTTCGGCCTCCTCGCTGGCCTCGGAGCTGGCGTAGCCGAGCGCCGCGACGCCGCCCGAGCGGAGCGTATTGATGATCTCGGAGGAGTCGACGACCGATTCGCCGACGCCCTCCGTCGCCTCGCCGGACGCGAGGAGCAGACCGACGCGCTGGGCGATGGCCTCGTTGATGGCGTCGAAGCCCTCCTCCATGCTCTCGCCGGAGGAACGCCACGCGTCGTTGTCGACGAGCAACACCGAGTCGGCCTCGCGGGCGACGGTCTTCAGCGACCGGCCCGCGTTCACTTGGTACATCGAACCCTCGTTGCGGCCGGGGAGGATGCCGAGACCGTAAACTGGCACGTCGTAGACGCGCTTGAGTTCCTTCACGAGGACGGGCATCCCGCCGCTGCCGGTGCCGCCGCCGAGGCCGGCGACGACGAAGATGGCCTCCGCCTCGGCGGTGATGCGGCCGTCGAGTTCGCCCATCACTTCGCGGGCGTCAGACTGCATCACTTCCGCACCGAGTTCGTTGTCGCCGCCGACGCCGTGGCCGTTTACTCGGTCTTGGCCGACGAGCACCGTGTCGAGCGGGAGCGGTTGGAGGTCTGTTTTCGCGCTGTTGACTGCGAGTGCGCCCCGGACTGCGCCGAAGCCCATCCGTGAATCGAACTCAGCCATCGCCGTGGCGAGTTTGCCGCCAGCTTGGCCTACACCTATCAGGACGGTTTTCATATCTCCTTCTATCAGGGTCCCACCTTCAAACTTCCCCCAGAGATTTATGAGAGAAAACGAGTCCAGAACCATACACGATGCCCGACGAAACCGCGTGCCGAAGCGGCGTTTCGGTCCGCAGCGGCCGCGAAACCCGCCTCGAACGCCTCGAAACGCGACTCGACGCGGTCGAACGAGCGACGACGGGGACTGACATCTCGGTCGTAGACCTCTCTTCTGCCGCCGATCTGGACGCGCGGCTCACCGCCGTCGAAGAGCGCCTGTCGGAGTTCGACGACCGCCTTTCGGAACTCGACGCGGCGGTGCAAGCGCTCAGAGGGTACGTCGGCGGCGTCAGGACGGTCAACCGGGCAGTCGAACGTCGCGCCGACGCGGCGCTCGCGGCCGTCGAGTCGCTGGAACGCGACCGGTCGGACGGAGACGCCGTCGAGGAGATTCTCGACGCCGTCGAGACGGAGAGAGCGCCGCCTAAATCGACCGAATCGCTCGACTGTAGCGACGACACCGACGTCGACAACGACACCGAAGGTGGAAACACGAGCGGACTCGCCGCCCGTCTCAAAGAGACGTGGTAACGCGACTCGTCGTCGCTGTCGCGCTCGCAGTCGCCCTCGTCGCCGCGTCGCTTCCCGCCGTCGACGCCGCCCGCGAGGAGCGGACGAAAGCCCGCCTCGACGCCGAACTCACGCGCGTCGCCGACGCCGCACGGAGCCTCCCCGAGACCGAAGACGCCGCCGGCGACACGTCGCTGGCCGCCCGTCGCGTCGTCGCCGTCTCCGTCCCCGAGCGGTCGCTGACGACTGCGTCCGTCGACTACGTCGAACTGGCCGGTGGAGACGTCTCGGTCGGTGCTTCGTTCAGCTACCGACTCGCCGGCCGCGAAGAGACGACGCATCGCCTCACCGGCGTTCCACTCTCGACACCGACCGGTCCGGTTCGACTCTCTGCGACGGGCACGCAGCGACTCGCCCTCTCGCTCGTCGAACGCGGCCGAGGACGACTCGTGACGCTCCGCCGTCTCGAAGCCGACGACGTCGGGGGAGCGGCCTGAAGTTCAAGTACGGTGAGGCGACCACCCCGCCGCATGCGACTGCTCTCACGGTTCGGAGTCGGGGACGAACCCGCGGACGAAGCCGAGAAGACGGACTGCCGCTGTGACCCGTCGTTCGTCGAACCGAGCGGCACCGGCGTCGGTCGCCGCGTCGAGCTCGTCGTCGACGCCGACGACTGTCCCGGCGGCGGCGACTTGGTCGCCGACCCCGCCTGTCGAGCGACCGTCGTCGACGCACTCGCAGAGCGCGACGCCGACGTCGTGCGTACCCACTCTCGCGGGTACGAACGGAGATACGACGGAGACGCGGCGGCACTGCTGCTCGCCGCCGGACGGTTCGTCGAGCGGGCGGCCGTCCACGACCCGACGCTCGCCGAGCGGGCGCGGCGCGACCCCCTCGGCGCGGCGCGGCAGGCGACCGGACGCGCCGGACCGGTGAAGCGAATCGCCGCCGAAACCGGTCTCTCGGAGGGGGCGGTCCGCGCATCGGGGTACGAAGACTCGCTCCGGCCGTTCGTCGGACCGGCGCTCATGCGTTCGCGCGTTGCGCTCCGACCGCCACCGGGGTCGACTCTCGTCGACCGCCGGTCGCTCGACGACGACACGACCGTTCGTCGGTACGAACGCGACGGCGGCCGGGACTGGTATCAGCTCGACCCTGCGTTCACCGAACTCGACCGGTCGGCCACTGCGACGCTCGCGGAGGCGCGAAGCGTGCTGGCTGACGGCGTCGGCGGCGCGGGCGAGCGAGCACCGGGCCGGGCGGTCCGCGCCGTCGTCGCCGAACACCGACACGACGGCAGCAACGCCGGCGGCGACGGCAGCGCCGGCAGCGACGAGACCGACGAGACCAACGGCGCCGACGCGCCATCGGTGGAGCGGCTCTCGTCGCTCTTGGCGAAACATACACACGGCCACGGCGTCCTCGACGACCTGTTTTCGGACGCTCGGGTCTCGGACGTGTTCGTGACCGCGCCCGTCGAGTCGAATCCGGTTCGGGTCGTCGTCGACGGCGAGCGCCTCGACACGAACGTTCGACTGACCCGGTCGGGTGCGGCGGCGCTGGCGTCGCGGTTCCGGCGGACGAGCGGCCGGCCGTTCTCGAAGGCGGACCCGACGCTGGACGCGGTGGTCGACGCCGAGGGAGGTCGAATCCGCGTCGCCGCCGTCTCGACCCCGGCGAGCGACGGCCTCGCGTTCGCGTTCCGCCGACACGACGGCGCACCGCTGACGCTCCCGGCGCTCGTCGCCAACGATACGCTCTCGGCTGATGCCGCCGCGCTGCTCTCGCTTTCGGTCGAACGCGGGGCCGCCGGACTCGTCGCCGGCACCCGTGGAGCGGGGAAGACGACGCTGCTCGGGGCCCTGCTGTGGGAACTGCCGATGGCGTCGCGGACGGTAGTGGTCGAGGATACGCCGGAACTGCCGGTCGACGCGCTCCAGCGCCACGACCGCGAGGTCCAGACGCTCTACGTCGACGTCGGTGACGGGGCGACGCTCACGCCGACGGGCGGCGTCCGGACGGCGCTTCGGCTCGGCGAGGGCGCACTCGTCGTCGGCGAGGTCCGCGGCGAGGAGGCCGCCGCCCTGTACGAGGCGATGCGCGTCGGTGCGAGCGGGAGCGCCGTCCTCGGGACGATTCACGGCGACGGCGGCGCGGCGGTCAGAGAGCGGGTCGTCTCGGACTTCGGCGTTCCCGAGTCCTCCTTTGCGGCGACGGACCTCGTGGTGACGCTCTCGTCGAGCGGCGGGCGACACGTCGCCCGAATCGAGGAGCTCCGCGTGAGCGACGCGGGCGTCCGGTTCGTGACGCTGTTCGAGTACGCCGACGGCGCACTTCGCCCGACGGGCGTGGTCGAGCGAGGTAACAGCGCGCTCGTCGACGCGCTCGCCGGACCGGGCGAGCGATACGCCGACGTTCGACAGGCGCTCGGAACGCGGCGACAGTCGCTCCGAGCGCTCGCCGACGGCGACCGGACGCGACCGGCGGACGTCGTCGCTGCGTACGAGCACCGATGAGCGCCGAGAACCACGTTTCGACGGCGGCCGACATCGTCCGGGCGCTCGCCCGACTGGCACCCGTCGACGTCGACACCAGTCGGCCGCTCGCCGACGCGCTGAGCTATCTCGACGCGCCGGTGTCGGGCGAGACGGTCGTCCGAGGCGGCTACGGGGCCGCCGTCGTCGTCGCGTTCTGCTCGCTCCCCGCCGTCACGCTCCTCGCGCCTCCGCTCGTCGCCGTCGCCGCCGCGTTCGGTTGCGGCCTCGCCGGCGCTCACGTCATCCACCGCGCCCCGGTGCTCCTCGCACGCACGCGTCGAGCGGGAGCGCTCGGCGACGCCGCCGGCGTCGTCAACCGGGTCGTGCTACGCCTTCGGCTGGACCCAACCGCCGAGCGGGCGGCGGTGTTCGCGGCCCGGACCGGTCGAGGACCGCTCGCAGCGAGTCTCGCGGCACACGTCCGCCGCGCCCGCGGAACGCCGGACTCGGGGCTGGCGGCGTTCGGCGACGAGTGGGCCGATCGCCTCCCGGCCCTCGGACGGGCAACGACGTTGTTGCTCGCCAGCGCGGCGGCGACGCCGGGCGAACGCGAGCGCGGACTGGAGCGCGCGCTCGACACCGTTCTCGACGGGACGCGGGACCGACTCGCGCGCTTCGCCGACGACGTGCGCGCGCCGCTGTCCGGACTGTACGCGTTCGGCGTCCTGCTCCCGTTGGCGCTCGTCGGAGTGCTCCCGGCAGCGTCGAGCGCCGGCGTTCCCGTCGACACGCCGGCGCTGGTCGTCGTCTACGACGTGGTCCTCCCGCTCGGACTGTTCTGTGCGGTCGTGTGGCTCGTCAGTCGCCGGCCCGTCGCCTTCTCGCCGCCCCGAGTCGACCTCGACCATCCCGACGCGTCGGTCGCCCCCCGGGAGTACCTCGCCGTCGTGGCGGTTGTACTCGCGGGAATCGCCGTGAGCGGGACCGCCATCGGGCTGTGGAGCGCGCCGCTCGTCGCCGTCGGCGGCCTCATCGGCGGGTCGCTCGTCGTCCGCTACCAACCGGCCAGACGGGTACACGCGCACGTTCGACGCGTCGAATCCGGACTCGACGACGCGCTGTATCTCGTCGGTCGTCACGTCGTCGAAGGCGTCGCCGTCGAACGTGCACTGGACCGCGTCGCCGACGAACTCGACGGCGCGACCGGCGAGATGCTGGCCGACGCGGTGACGACCCAGCGGGCGCTCCGCGTCGACGTCCGCGCCGCCTTCTTGGGCGAGGACGGAGCGCTCGCGACGATTCCGAGCCCGCGCGCGAGAAGCGCGGCCGAACTGCTGGCACTGGCGGCGACGGAGGGCGAACCTGCGGGGGCGGCGCTCGTCGCCACGGCGGAGCAACTTAATCGCCTCCGACGTCTCGAGCGAGAAGCGCGCCGTGAGCTATCCGAACTCACCGAAACGCTGCAGAACACCGGCGCGCTGTTCGGCCCCCTCGTCGGCGGGGCGACGGTGGCGTTGGTCGAACGACTGGCCGGCGTCTCGTCGTCGACGGCGACCTCCGCGTTCGGGACGGGAGCGATGGACGCAGCGACCACCGCCGCCGAATCGGCGCCCGCAGCGGGTTCGTCGCTGGCGGGCCCGCCGGAAACCGCGACGTTCGGCCTCACCGTCGGCACGTACGTGCTCCTCTCGGCAGTGCTTCTGACCGCCCTGGCGACGGCTATCGAACACGGGCTCGACCGCGTGCTTCTCGGTTACCGAATCGGACTCGCGCTGCTCGCGGCGACGACGACGTACCTCGCGGCCTTCGTCGCCGCGAGTCTCCTCGTGTGAGGGTTTAAACCGGAGAACACGACCAACCTGCTTCATGCTCGACACACCTGTGGACGCGTGGTACACGTGGCTCGGACTCGCTCTCGCGGGCGTTGCGATGGTGGGAACCGCGCTGTCGTTCCCGACCGCGGCAGCGCCCGACGCGGCGGGCGTCGCCGACACCGTCGACGCCGTCGCCGCCAGCGAGTACGCGACGACGGCCGAACATCCGCTGGACGCAGCGGCGATACGGCTCGGACCTCATCGCGTGAGTCTCCGTAGCGACGGCGGGACGACGCACGCGGCGTTCGCGTTCGGACCCGTGACGCCCGTCCAATCGGGGTCACGACTCGAATCCGTGCTCTACGGCGTCGCCCCCGAGGAGGCCTTCGACAGTCGACGAGCGTTCACGCAGGCGCTCGTGGAGGCGCGA contains the following coding sequences:
- a CDS encoding type II secretion system protein — its product is MSAENHVSTAADIVRALARLAPVDVDTSRPLADALSYLDAPVSGETVVRGGYGAAVVVAFCSLPAVTLLAPPLVAVAAAFGCGLAGAHVIHRAPVLLARTRRAGALGDAAGVVNRVVLRLRLDPTAERAAVFAARTGRGPLAASLAAHVRRARGTPDSGLAAFGDEWADRLPALGRATTLLLASAAATPGERERGLERALDTVLDGTRDRLARFADDVRAPLSGLYAFGVLLPLALVGVLPAASSAGVPVDTPALVVVYDVVLPLGLFCAVVWLVSRRPVAFSPPRVDLDHPDASVAPREYLAVVAVVLAGIAVSGTAIGLWSAPLVAVGGLIGGSLVVRYQPARRVHAHVRRVESGLDDALYLVGRHVVEGVAVERALDRVADELDGATGEMLADAVTTQRALRVDVRAAFLGEDGALATIPSPRARSAAELLALAATEGEPAGAALVATAEQLNRLRRLEREARRELSELTETLQNTGALFGPLVGGATVALVERLAGVSSSTATSAFGTGAMDAATTAAESAPAAGSSLAGPPETATFGLTVGTYVLLSAVLLTALATAIEHGLDRVLLGYRIGLALLAATTTYLAAFVAASLLV
- a CDS encoding ATPase, T2SS/T4P/T4SS family, with translation MRLLSRFGVGDEPADEAEKTDCRCDPSFVEPSGTGVGRRVELVVDADDCPGGGDLVADPACRATVVDALAERDADVVRTHSRGYERRYDGDAAALLLAAGRFVERAAVHDPTLAERARRDPLGAARQATGRAGPVKRIAAETGLSEGAVRASGYEDSLRPFVGPALMRSRVALRPPPGSTLVDRRSLDDDTTVRRYERDGGRDWYQLDPAFTELDRSATATLAEARSVLADGVGGAGERAPGRAVRAVVAEHRHDGSNAGGDGSAGSDETDETNGADAPSVERLSSLLAKHTHGHGVLDDLFSDARVSDVFVTAPVESNPVRVVVDGERLDTNVRLTRSGAAALASRFRRTSGRPFSKADPTLDAVVDAEGGRIRVAAVSTPASDGLAFAFRRHDGAPLTLPALVANDTLSADAAALLSLSVERGAAGLVAGTRGAGKTTLLGALLWELPMASRTVVVEDTPELPVDALQRHDREVQTLYVDVGDGATLTPTGGVRTALRLGEGALVVGEVRGEEAAALYEAMRVGASGSAVLGTIHGDGGAAVRERVVSDFGVPESSFAATDLVVTLSSSGGRHVARIEELRVSDAGVRFVTLFEYADGALRPTGVVERGNSALVDALAGPGERYADVRQALGTRRQSLRALADGDRTRPADVVAAYEHR
- a CDS encoding DUF7310 family coiled-coil domain-containing protein; this translates as MPDETACRSGVSVRSGRETRLERLETRLDAVERATTGTDISVVDLSSAADLDARLTAVEERLSEFDDRLSELDAAVQALRGYVGGVRTVNRAVERRADAALAAVESLERDRSDGDAVEEILDAVETERAPPKSTESLDCSDDTDVDNDTEGGNTSGLAARLKETW
- a CDS encoding DUF5788 family protein, which codes for MKEFERKRLLERVNREGATVGVDIPDRIDVQGEEIDLRQFVFEIKRRDTIPSGERERVDQAKKNLRRERLQRFQKIENNEVSYEEGQRLVESIIGIDRALNALGSLRSTDLNQEAELQEAADKKRWMSFLRQALGRDDSAGRMGR
- a CDS encoding alkaline phosphatase family protein, yielding MGLFDRLRGNDNPRVAFIGIDGVPFSLLDEHRNEFPNFARLADEGTAGAIDSIVPPESSACWPALTTGVNPGETGVYGFQDREIGSYDTYVPMGRDVQASRLWDRVSEAGMNATVMNVPVTFPPQRNVQRMVSGFLSPSVDKASQPDELRDTLESMGYRIDVNAKLGHQEDKTEFIEDAHDTIEKRFEAFSHYIEQDDWDLFFGVFMTTDRLNHFLFKDYERDGPNKQAFLDFYKKVDDYIGQIREMLPDDVTLVVASDHGFTSLDHEVHFNTWLEQEGWLSYEDDDHSELGDIADETTAYSLIPGRFYLNLEGREPRGSVPEEEYEEKRAELKEALENLEGPDGRKVCERVVEREEAFRGDHEDIAPDLVAIPAHGFDLKAGFKGHDEVFGVGPRNGMHSFDNATLFIDDPEANIGEADLFDIAPTILELMEIEYERAELDGASLV
- a CDS encoding DUF7311 family protein; translated protein: MVTRLVVAVALAVALVAASLPAVDAAREERTKARLDAELTRVADAARSLPETEDAAGDTSLAARRVVAVSVPERSLTTASVDYVELAGGDVSVGASFSYRLAGREETTHRLTGVPLSTPTGPVRLSATGTQRLALSLVERGRGRLVTLRRLEADDVGGAA
- a CDS encoding DUF7283 family protein, whose translation is MLDTPVDAWYTWLGLALAGVAMVGTALSFPTAAAPDAAGVADTVDAVAASEYATTAEHPLDAAAIRLGPHRVSLRSDGGTTHAAFAFGPVTPVQSGSRLESVLYGVAPEEAFDSRRAFTQALVEARTADPTWRTVERTLVVRRVEWGERDATLVGA
- a CDS encoding tubulin/FtsZ family protein; this encodes MKTVLIGVGQAGGKLATAMAEFDSRMGFGAVRGALAVNSAKTDLQPLPLDTVLVGQDRVNGHGVGGDNELGAEVMQSDAREVMGELDGRITAEAEAIFVVAGLGGGTGSGGMPVLVKELKRVYDVPVYGLGILPGRNEGSMYQVNAGRSLKTVAREADSVLLVDNDAWRSSGESMEEGFDAINEAIAQRVGLLLASGEATEGVGESVVDSSEIINTLRSGGVAALGYASSEASEEAEENINTIMSTVRRALLTGTSLPEATDADSALVVVAGQAETISRKGVERARKWVEEETGSLQVRGGDFPLESGRLAALILLGGVERSERLQQFMERAKQAQNETEEEKPDPVDMWSNDEIDSLL